A genomic segment from Corylus avellana chromosome ca5, CavTom2PMs-1.0 encodes:
- the LOC132181878 gene encoding uncharacterized protein LOC132181878 has protein sequence MGTKLNFSSAYHPQTDDQTEVVNRSLGNLLRSLAGNKPKQWDLALSQAEFAYNRSKNRTTQLSPSEIVYGQNPSGVLDLAPIPRIGRLSIKADEMIDYLRGVHDQVKKAIEDSNVKYKAQSDSHRRKVTFEVGDLVWVVLTRDRFPVGEYNKLRERKIGPCEILQKINDNAYRLRLPSHLKTSDVFNVKHLTPCFVDADKDNLNSRASSFLPGETDAGQ, from the coding sequence ATGGGGACCAAGCTTAATTTTAGTAGTGCCTACCACCCCCAAACAGATGATCAAACTGAGGTGGTAAATCGAAGCTTGGGGAATCTTTTAAGGAGTTTAGCTGGAAATAAGCCAAAGCAGTGGGACCTGGCTTTGTCACAAGCAGAGTTTGCTTACAACCGGTCCAAGAATAGAACGACTCAGTTGAGCCCTTCTGAGATTGTGTATGGGCAAAACCCATCGGGAGTGCTTGACCTAGCACCTATTCCCCGTATTGGTCGATTGAGTATTAAGGCTGATGAAATGATAGATTATCTTCGAGGAGTTCATGACCAGGTCAAGAAAGCGATAGAAGATAGCAATGTTAAGTACAAAGCACAATCCGACAGCCATAGACGCAAGGTAACTTTTGAGGTTGGTGATTTAGTTTGGGTTGTACTCACACGTGATCGTTTCCCTGTTGGTGAGTATAACAAGCTACGAGAGAGGAAGATTGGGCCTTGTGAGATTCTGCAAAAgataaatgacaatgcataCCGACTACGTCTTCCAAGTCATTTAAAGACCTCTGATGTGTTCAATGTGAAGCATTTGACTCCatgttttgttgatgcagaCAAAGACAACTTGAACTCGAGGGCGAGTTCTTTCCTACCCGGGGAGACTGATGCaggacaataa